The following is a genomic window from Cervus canadensis isolate Bull #8, Minnesota chromosome 25, ASM1932006v1, whole genome shotgun sequence.
ACGCCACCAGCGTACTTCCCTGACGCCTCCTCCGCCGCTCCTGGCGGCTTTGCCCGGAACCCATTGCCCCGACACTCGCCGTTGTCCGCGGCGGGGTAGGAGGCGCCGTCGGTCGCCGGGGCTTTGGCGGGCTCGAAGGCGTACTTGCGGTAGCGGCCTTCGGCTCCTTCGTCTGTAGCCTTGCGCTTCAGCGACACCCCGGCCTCCGCTACCCCCTGGAAACCGTAGGAGGCGGGAGACGGCCGGGGTGGGGCGGGCGTGGGCAGGGGCGTGGGCGCCGCCAGACCAGAGGTCAGGTAGGGGGCCGGGGGCGGAGCGGGCGGCGGCGGGAGGGCCCCGTAACCCGGCTGCGCGGCGTAGCCCCCCGCGGGGTAGTTGTACAAAGACCCAGAGGGGCCGTAgcccggcgggggcgggggctgcaGGAGCGCggccgggggcggcgggggcagcGCGGCGCCTGTCTGCGCGCAGTAACCCGGCGCCAGGTACCCCCCGCCGTAGCCCGCCGCGTACTCCGGCGCCGCCGACGGGCCCCCGCACGCGTTGCCGGTGTAGAGGGGTTCAGGCAGGTTTCCGGCTAAAACCGGGGAACCGCCGAGACCCCCGGAGCCGCCCCCACTGCCCGACTTGGTTCCCGGGAGGCCCTCGTGGAGCGAGGCCAAGGGATAAGGAGTCTCTGGCCCCGGCCAGGGTTCGGGGTCCCCCTTGGCGCCGTTGAGGAAGGCGGCGTCGCCGTAGCTGCCCAGGGTGGGGCGCTCGTAGGGCGAGTCCAGGACTCCCGAGTACTTCTCGGCGTAGCGTTTGAGAAGGTTGGAGGCAGTGAGGGCAGAGATGTCGTCGTGTGCCCAAGCATAGTGGCAGCGCTGGCGACCCCCAGGGGGCAACTCCAACTTGTGGGCCGGCGACGGGGTGGTGGAGGAGACGTCCAGGTGCTGCTCTGGCCACTGGTTGAGGGGCTGGGCGTGTTCCGGTGTCCAGTGCATCTTCGACAGAGCTGCAGGCAAGAGAAGCACCTAGTGAGATCCTGAAGAGCCTCTAAGGACCCACTGACTGCCAGCCGCAGGCGAACCTTCTTAAACCGTAGCTTGGGACAGGCTGGTTTTCCCGCATCCACCCACAGCGTTCCACCCTACCCGGGCCATCTTCAGGCACCAAAATCACCGTATTTGTCTTGTCCCACACTTAAAGTTGTCTGAAAATACTTTCCTCAGAATCAAGATGCATCTGAAAATGATGGTTTTTTGGGTCCTAACCTCACCTACTAGGCAATGACTATTGTTTTGTCCTGGTGCCTCCAGCCATGCGCTGTAGGACACACGGTCAGACCTACTGTAGTGAAGGATGGTGTCTGTGGCAGAGTCTCACTGTCCCTGGGAAACCCCAGAGGCTGACCCAGAAGCATCACTTGCTTTCCACGTGGTTTCTTGTAGTATCTGCCTGATGGAGTCAGGGCACCTGGGTTCCAGACCCAACTCTGCCAGTGATGGGTGCATACCCAGAGCAGGTGCTGCCACCTGCCTCATTCCCAGAATGTTTCACCACAATACAAAAAGGTTGTTTCGAATAGACATAAATGTCTTCTGGAGAAGTTGGGACAAAGTTAGTGCCCATCATAGAATTGGGATTtacctggtggtacagtggctaagactcgcgatgcagggggcccgagttcagtccctggtcagagaactaggtcccacatgtcCCACCTAAGAGATCGCATGCTTCAACAAAAGATCCCACTTGtggcaacaaagatcctgtgtgtcacaactatgacccagcacagcaaaataaataaaaatgaatattacaaaacagaaagttgTTCACAAGTTTATCTGCGCTTCCCAGGAACCAAATAACTCTGCAAAGTAAAACACACCATCATactcaaaacaagcaaaaatattcCTGGCATAGAGATCATAGAACTTTTTTTCATGGACCTAAAGAAATGGCCTCTTAGGTGGTCATGATATAAACACTGCAGAAGTATTTACTTCATACACTGTCCCTCAGCACCGGTCCAGGCATGAGCCCAACTGGTAAAAGGGATTCAAGGCCTGGGGAACGGCACTCTCCAAATGTATGGCTCCAATTCGTTTGCCTGATCTGAGAATAACAGCTCAAAGACTAAATGGGCCCATGACATGCCAGAGACAGTTTTT
Proteins encoded in this region:
- the FIGNL2 gene encoding fidgetin-like protein 2 isoform X2, which produces MHWTPEHAQPLNQWPEQHLDVSSTTPSPAHKLELPPGGRQRCHYAWAHDDISALTASNLLKRYAEKYSGVLDSPYERPTLGSYGDAAFLNGAKGDPEPWPGPETPYPLASLHEGLPGTKSGSGGGSGGLGGSPVLAGNLPEPLYTGNACGGPSAAPEYAAGYGGGYLAPGYCAQTGAALPPPPPAALLQPPPPPGYGPSGSLYNYPAGGYAAQPGYGALPPPPAPPPAPYLTSGLAAPTPLPTPAPPRPSPASYGFQGVAEAGVSLKRKATDEGAEGRYRKYAFEPAKAPATDGASYPAADNGECRGNGFRAKPPGAAEEASGKYAGGVPLKVLGSPIYGPQLEPFEKFPERAPAPAPRGGFAVPSGEPPKGVDQGALELATSKMVDCGPPVQWADVAGQGALKAALEEELVWPLLRPPAYPGSPRPPRSVLLFGPRGAGKALLGRCLATQLGATLLRLRGGTLVAPGAAEGARLLQAAFAAARCRPPAVLLISELDALLSARDDSTAAAGALQAPLLAFLDGGCGAGADGVLVVGTTSRPAALDEATRRRFALRFYVTLPDGPARGQILQRALAQQGCALSERELAALVQGTQGFSGGELGQLCQQAAAGAGLPGLQRPISYKDVEAALAKVGPRASPKDLDSFVEWDKMYGFGH